The Callospermophilus lateralis isolate mCalLat2 chromosome 3, mCalLat2.hap1, whole genome shotgun sequence genome has a segment encoding these proteins:
- the LOC143394610 gene encoding mast cell protease 3-like, producing the protein MKPLLLLLVFLLCPRTEAGKIIGGQEAVPHSHPYMAFLHIQTPNKTKGCGGFLVREDFVLTAAHCWGRTITVILGAHDINEQEATQQVIPIRRAIPHPNFKQEPFNDIMLLQLKNKANLNAEVSLLKLPSRNSQVTPGMVCTLAGWGNIGQNISTTKLHEVQLEIQKDEECLSHFKSIYDSTTQICVGNPKEKKNCLHGDSGSPLVCENVAQGIVSFGEEEGTPPSVYTRISSFLRWIKKTMKSFKLQGQD; encoded by the exons ATGAAGCCACTCCTGCTCCTGTTGGTCTTTCTTCTGTGCCCAAGGACAGAGGCAG GGAAAATCATCGGGGGCCAGGAAGCTGTGCCTCATTCCCATCCCTACATGGCATTTCTTCATATCCAGActccaaataaaacaaaaggatgTGGGGGTTTCCTTGTTCGTGAGGACTTTGTCTTGACAGCAGCCCACTGCTGGGGAAG AACCATCACTGTCATCCTGGGGGCCCATGACATCAATGAGCAAGAGGCGACCCAGCAGGTCATCCCTATAAGAAGAGCCATCCCCCATCCAAATTTTAAACAAGAGCCATTCAATGACATCATGTTACTTCAG TTGAAAAATAAGGCCAACCTGAATGCTGAGGTGAGCCTCCTCAAGTTACCCTCAAGAAATTCCCAGGTTACACCAGGGATGGTGTGCACTCTGGCCGGTTGGGGAAACATTGGCCAAAACATATCCACAACAAAACTGCATGAGGTACAGCTGGAAATCCAAAAAGACGAGGAATGTCTCTCTCATTTCAAAAGTATATATGACTCCACCACCCAGATTTGTGTGGGGAAcccaaaagagaagaagaattgtCTTCAT GGAGACTCAGGAAGTCCCCTTGTGTGTGAAAATGTGGCCCAGGGCATTGTGTCCTTTGGGGAAGAGGAGGGGACACCTCCAAGTGTCTACACCAGGATCTCAAGCTTTCTgcgctggattaaaaaaacaatgaaatccTTCAAACTCCAGGGGCAAGACTGA